In a genomic window of Telopea speciosissima isolate NSW1024214 ecotype Mountain lineage chromosome 5, Tspe_v1, whole genome shotgun sequence:
- the LOC122663029 gene encoding zinc finger BED domain-containing protein RICESLEEPER 2-like: MVSKILSKWGIDQKLCCAHVLNLIAQDGLKHIDESVTLIRSSIAYVKGSQARKVKFLDICKQLSSPSSKRLHENVTTRWNSIYIMLDSALFYRKVFANLGLVEDSYKTCPSSDQWLKIEKLMGFLHPFYEITVLLSGSMYPTANLYFENIWEIHKSLLEEVSHGLRFMRPMAVEMKKKFDKYWRNYSPILAIALVFDPRYKLSFVNWAFAKLAPLDPNGIDMGNNVKSDLYQLFNEYKSMQASDYEIPEFMQSVIDEVDNGTKSQLDVYLNELKIPFSDGDDEYDVLAFWKANGSRYPGVARMARYVLAIPVSTVASESAFSTGGLVIDKYRSKLLPTNAEALLLN, encoded by the exons ATGGTTTCAAAGATCTTGTCTAAGTGGGGTATTGACCAAAAATT GTGTTGTGCTCATGTTCTCAATCTCATTGCACAAGATGGACTAAAGCACATAGACGAGTCTGTGACATTGATTCGATCTAGTATAGCCTATGTGAAAGGATCACAAGCAAGGAAAGTGAAATTCTTGGATATTTGTAAGCAATTGTCATCACCAAGTAGTAAGAGGTTGCATGAAAATGTCACCACAAGGTGGAACTCAATTTATATCATGCTTGATTCTGCTTTATTTTATCGGAAAGTATTTGCGAACCTTGGACTAGTGGAGGACAGTTATAAAACTTGTCCAAGTTCTGATCAATGGTTAAAGATTGAGAAATTGATGGGTTTTTTGCATCCCTTCTATGAAATCACTGTTTTGCTTTCAGGTTCCATGTATCCTACAGCAAAtttgtattttgaaaatatttgggAGATTCACAAAAGTTTGTTAGAAGAGGTATCACATGGGCTTAGATTTATGAGGCCAATGGCagttgaaatgaaaaaaaaatttgacaaatattGGAGGAACTATAGTCCAATTTTGGCCATTGCCTTGGTGTTCGATCCTCGTTACAAGCTTAGTTTTGTGAATTGGGCGTTTGCTAAACTTGCTCCCTTAGACCCAAATGGAATTGATATGGGCAACAATGTGAAATCTGATTTGTATCAACTTTTTAATGAGTACAAGAGTATGCAAGCAAGTGATTATGAGATTCCA GAATTTATGCAATCCGTGATTGATGAGGTAGATAACGGAACTAAATCTCAGCTAGATGTGTATCTAAATGAACTGAAGATCCCATTcagtgatggtgatgatgagtATGATGTGTTGGCCTTTTGGAAGGCGAATGGGTCAAGGTATCCAGGCGTGGCTCGGATGGCTCGTTATGTCTTGGCTATACCAGTTTCAACGGTTGCATCTGAGTCAGCTTTTAGCACTGGGGGTCTTGTTATTGACAAATATCGGAGCAAACTACTACCTACCAACGCTGAAGCACTG TTGCTAAATTAG